From Cellulomonas chengniuliangii, the proteins below share one genomic window:
- the mfd gene encoding transcription-repair coupling factor, translated as MDLTGILPAFLADPAAARALELAPARGQVDVVGPAGIRPPLLAALAGAHQPGVSAPAVRPRPLVVVTATGRDADELASALRCYLPDDDVAVLPAWETLPHERLSPRSDTVARRLAVFRRLAHPSSDLDLAGPIRVLVMPVRAMLQPVVAGLGELEPVSLAVGDRVDLAEIADRLVAAAYSRVDMVEKRGEFAVRGGILDVFPPTEDHPLRIEFWGEDVEEIRWFSVADQRSLEVATHGLWAPPCREILLTDDVRERAAALVDELPAAAEMLAKLAAGVAVEGMESLAPVLVDEMVPVLDLVPDDSLLVLADPERVRRRAHDLAATTDEFLAAAWTSAAAGAATPLDLSAASFATFAEVRALAEVRGLGWWTLSPFTLDVDGAGAAEPGMTPFVDPDAGETLVLAAREVERYRGEVARAVAHLREHQQAGWRVVLATEGHGPAQRMAEQLRAADVPARLVPQIPEEPEPGVVLVVPAPAGPGFVFEDLGLAVLSESDLTGRAGTSTRDMRRMPSRRRNTVDPLQLRPGDYVVHEQHGVGRFVELVQRTIGSGASAATREYMVVEYAASKRGQPGDRLFVPTDQLDQVTKYVGGESPGLSKMGGGDWAKTKSRARKAVKEIAAELIRLYAARMATSGHAFGPDTPWQRELEDAFAYVETPDQLVTIDEVKADMEKPVPMDRLVCGDVGYGKTEIAVRAAFKAVQDGKQVAVLVPTTLLVQQHLDTFLERYAPFPVTVKALSRFQTAAESKAVVEGLKDGSVDIVIGTHRLITGDVRFKDLGLVIVDEEQRFGVEHKETLKALRTNVDVLAMSATPIPRTLEMAVTGIREMSTLATPPEERHPVLTFVGPYEEKQISAAIRRELLREGQVFYVHNKVDSIERTAARLAELVPEARIAVAHGKMHENQLEQVIVDFWEKKFDVLVCTTIVETGLDISNANTLILERADLLGLSQLHQLRGRVGRGRERAYAYFLYPPERPLTETAHDRLQTIAANTDLGAGMAVAMKDLEIRGAGNLLGGEQSGHIEGVGFDLYIRMVGEAVASYRGDTEEEAPDVTIELPVDAHIPHDYIAHERLRLEAYRKIAAASDSAALAEVRAELVDRYGPVPEAVANLFEVADFRSHARAAGLADITAQGKFVRFAPVDLPESAQLRLKRLYPGTVLKPAVRTILVPFPTTARIGGRPLHGDEVLAWARQLIDAVISGDVSAAAQVGTGAARR; from the coding sequence CTGCCGGCCTGGGAGACGCTGCCCCACGAGCGACTGTCGCCGCGCAGCGACACCGTCGCACGGCGTCTCGCGGTGTTCCGCCGGTTGGCGCACCCGAGCTCGGACCTGGACCTCGCCGGGCCCATCCGGGTGCTGGTCATGCCGGTCCGCGCGATGCTGCAGCCCGTCGTGGCGGGGCTCGGCGAGCTCGAGCCCGTCTCGCTGGCCGTCGGCGACCGCGTCGACCTGGCCGAGATCGCGGACCGGCTCGTCGCCGCGGCGTACTCGCGCGTGGACATGGTCGAGAAGCGCGGGGAGTTCGCGGTGCGCGGCGGCATCCTCGACGTGTTCCCGCCCACCGAGGACCACCCCCTGCGCATCGAGTTCTGGGGCGAGGACGTCGAGGAGATCCGCTGGTTCTCCGTGGCCGACCAGCGGAGCCTCGAGGTGGCGACGCACGGCCTGTGGGCGCCTCCCTGCCGGGAGATCCTGCTGACCGACGACGTGCGGGAGCGCGCCGCCGCGCTCGTGGACGAGCTGCCCGCGGCCGCCGAGATGCTGGCCAAGCTCGCGGCCGGGGTGGCGGTCGAGGGCATGGAGTCCCTCGCGCCCGTGCTCGTGGACGAGATGGTCCCCGTGCTCGACCTGGTGCCGGACGACTCGCTGCTCGTGCTGGCCGACCCGGAGCGGGTCCGCCGCCGGGCCCACGACCTGGCGGCCACCACCGACGAGTTCCTCGCCGCCGCCTGGACGTCGGCGGCAGCCGGCGCCGCGACGCCCCTCGACCTGTCCGCGGCCTCGTTCGCGACCTTCGCCGAGGTCCGCGCCCTCGCGGAGGTGCGCGGGCTGGGCTGGTGGACGCTCAGCCCGTTCACCCTCGACGTCGACGGGGCCGGCGCCGCCGAGCCCGGCATGACGCCCTTCGTGGACCCCGACGCGGGGGAGACCCTGGTGCTGGCGGCCCGCGAGGTCGAGCGCTACCGCGGCGAGGTCGCCCGGGCCGTCGCCCACCTGCGCGAGCACCAGCAGGCGGGGTGGCGCGTCGTCCTCGCGACCGAGGGCCACGGCCCGGCCCAGCGGATGGCCGAGCAGCTCCGGGCGGCGGACGTGCCCGCCCGCCTGGTGCCGCAGATCCCCGAGGAGCCGGAGCCCGGCGTGGTGCTGGTCGTGCCCGCCCCCGCAGGCCCCGGCTTCGTCTTCGAGGACCTCGGCCTGGCTGTGCTCTCGGAGTCCGACCTCACCGGCCGGGCCGGGACCTCCACCCGCGACATGCGCAGGATGCCGAGCCGTCGGCGCAACACCGTCGACCCGCTGCAGCTGCGACCCGGCGACTACGTGGTGCACGAGCAGCACGGCGTCGGGCGGTTCGTCGAGCTCGTGCAGCGCACCATCGGCTCCGGCGCCAGCGCCGCGACCCGCGAGTACATGGTGGTCGAGTACGCCGCGAGCAAGCGCGGGCAGCCGGGCGACCGCCTGTTCGTGCCCACCGACCAGCTCGACCAGGTCACCAAGTACGTGGGCGGCGAGTCGCCGGGCCTGAGCAAGATGGGCGGCGGCGACTGGGCGAAGACCAAGAGCCGCGCGCGCAAGGCCGTCAAGGAGATCGCCGCCGAGCTGATCCGCCTGTACGCGGCCCGGATGGCGACGTCGGGGCACGCGTTCGGGCCCGACACCCCGTGGCAGCGCGAGCTCGAGGACGCCTTCGCCTACGTCGAGACGCCCGACCAGCTCGTCACCATCGACGAGGTCAAGGCCGACATGGAGAAGCCCGTCCCGATGGACCGGCTGGTGTGCGGCGACGTCGGCTACGGCAAGACCGAGATCGCGGTGCGCGCGGCGTTCAAGGCGGTGCAGGACGGCAAGCAGGTCGCCGTGCTGGTGCCGACCACGCTGCTGGTGCAGCAGCACCTCGACACGTTCCTCGAGCGGTACGCGCCGTTCCCCGTGACGGTCAAGGCGCTGTCCCGGTTCCAGACCGCGGCGGAGAGCAAGGCGGTCGTCGAGGGCCTCAAGGACGGGTCGGTCGACATCGTCATCGGCACGCACCGGCTGATCACCGGCGACGTGCGGTTCAAGGACCTGGGCCTGGTGATCGTCGACGAGGAGCAGCGGTTCGGCGTCGAGCACAAGGAGACGCTCAAGGCGCTGCGCACCAACGTGGACGTGCTGGCGATGAGCGCCACGCCCATCCCGCGCACGCTCGAGATGGCGGTCACCGGCATCCGGGAGATGTCCACCCTGGCGACCCCGCCGGAGGAGCGGCACCCGGTCCTGACCTTCGTCGGCCCCTACGAGGAGAAGCAGATCTCCGCGGCGATCCGTCGCGAGCTGCTCCGCGAGGGGCAGGTCTTCTACGTGCACAACAAGGTCGACTCGATCGAGCGGACCGCGGCCCGCCTCGCGGAGCTCGTGCCCGAGGCCCGCATCGCGGTGGCCCACGGCAAGATGCACGAGAACCAGCTCGAGCAGGTCATCGTCGACTTCTGGGAGAAGAAGTTCGACGTGCTCGTCTGCACGACGATCGTCGAGACCGGCCTGGACATCTCGAACGCGAACACCCTCATCCTGGAGCGGGCGGACCTGTTGGGCCTGTCCCAGCTGCACCAGCTCCGCGGCCGTGTGGGCCGCGGGCGCGAGCGGGCCTACGCCTACTTCCTCTACCCGCCCGAGCGCCCCCTCACCGAGACCGCGCACGACCGGCTCCAGACCATCGCCGCGAACACCGACCTGGGCGCCGGGATGGCGGTGGCCATGAAGGACCTGGAGATCCGCGGGGCGGGCAACCTGCTGGGCGGCGAGCAGTCCGGCCACATCGAGGGCGTGGGCTTCGACCTGTACATCCGCATGGTCGGGGAGGCGGTCGCGAGCTACCGGGGCGACACCGAGGAGGAGGCCCCGGACGTCACCATCGAACTGCCGGTCGACGCGCACATCCCGCACGACTACATCGCGCACGAGCGGCTGCGCCTCGAGGCCTACCGGAAGATCGCCGCTGCCTCCGACTCGGCCGCCCTCGCCGAGGTGCGCGCCGAGCTGGTCGACCGGTACGGGCCGGTGCCCGAGGCGGTGGCGAACCTCTTCGAGGTGGCGGACTTCCGCTCCCACGCGCGCGCCGCCGGGCTCGCGGACATCACGGCCCAGGGCAAGTTCGTGCGGTTCGCCCCCGTCGACCTGCCCGAGTCGGCGCAGCTGCGGCTCAAGCGGCTCTACCCCGGCACGGTGCTCAAGCCGGCGGTCCGCACGATCCTGGTGCCGTTCCCGACGACGGCGCGGATCGGCGGCCGCCCGCTGCACGGCGACGAGGTGCTGGCCTGGGCACGCCAGCTCATCGACGCGGTGATCAGCGGGGACGTGTCGGCCGCCGCGCAGGTCGGCACCGGCGCGGCTCGGCGGTGA
- a CDS encoding MazG family protein — protein sequence MSQASAGPDAGGPGDEPGSGLRALVEVMDRLRSPDGCPWDAEQTHRSLVPYVLEEAHEVAEAIEQGDRAGMREELGDLLLQVVFHARIAEEDPDDPFDVDDVARGITAKLVRRHPHVFADASGAGSLEDLHVQWDRIKAEEKRRASVLDGIPATLGAVARAQKVVGRARRSGHDDLVSVDARARAESLGERLLDLVAEAQAAGVDAEQELRAATRELESRVRGAEARRPQT from the coding sequence ATGAGCCAGGCCTCGGCGGGTCCTGACGCGGGCGGGCCGGGCGACGAGCCCGGCTCCGGCCTGCGCGCGCTCGTCGAGGTGATGGACCGGCTGCGCTCGCCGGACGGCTGCCCGTGGGACGCGGAGCAGACGCACCGCTCGCTCGTGCCCTACGTGCTCGAGGAGGCCCACGAGGTCGCCGAGGCGATCGAGCAGGGGGATCGCGCGGGCATGCGCGAGGAGCTCGGCGACCTGCTGCTGCAGGTCGTCTTCCACGCGCGCATCGCCGAGGAGGACCCGGACGACCCCTTCGACGTCGACGACGTCGCGCGTGGCATCACCGCCAAACTGGTCCGGCGGCACCCGCACGTCTTCGCCGACGCGTCTGGGGCCGGCTCCCTCGAGGACCTGCACGTCCAGTGGGATCGGATCAAGGCCGAGGAGAAGCGCAGGGCCTCGGTGCTGGACGGCATCCCGGCGACCCTGGGCGCGGTGGCCCGCGCGCAGAAGGTCGTGGGCCGCGCCCGGCGCTCGGGCCACGACGACCTGGTCTCGGTGGACGCGCGTGCCCGGGCGGAGAGCCTGGGCGAGCGGCTGCTGGACCTCGTGGCCGAGGCGCAGGCCGCGGGCGTCGACGCGGAGCAGGAGCTGCGCGCGGCGACCCGGGAGCTGGAGTCGCGGGTTCGTGGCGCCGAGGCGCGACGCCCGCAGACGTGA
- a CDS encoding Re/Si-specific NAD(P)(+) transhydrogenase subunit alpha, whose protein sequence is MRIGVPREQRPGERLVAATPKTVAQLVKLGYDVVVESGAGAAANFPDTAYEEAGASIGAFADVWSSDVVTAVEAPGEAQLEALRPGATVVSMMAPATHPELLAAMAAREVNALALDAVPRISRAQALDVLSTLSNVAGYRAVIEAAEEYGGMFSGQVTAAGKTPPAHVFVIGAGVAGLAAIGAAGSLGAQVRAFDVRPEVGEQIESMGAQFVQAQTAQQEVSSDGYASALTAEQEEFTARMYAEETRKADIVITTALVRGQAPTTITAEMVAAMRPGSVIVDLAASGGGNCELTVPGERVVTENGVVILGYTDLTSRMPQHTSQLFGTNIVHLMALLTPEKDGTLVLDLEDVVQRGMTVVGSGEVLWPPPPVQVSAAPAPSAQPAAPAPAAVDPAEAARAAQARGQRRMAMAGLGAVLLALALMFVPAAFLGHFTVFVLAVIIGYYVISNVSHSLHTPLMAQTNAISGIILVGALLQIGSESWIVSTLAFVAATVASINIFGGFLVAYRMIGMFRKDA, encoded by the coding sequence ATGAGGATCGGCGTCCCGCGCGAGCAGCGCCCGGGCGAGCGGCTTGTCGCCGCGACTCCCAAGACCGTGGCCCAGCTGGTCAAGCTGGGCTACGACGTCGTGGTCGAGTCGGGGGCCGGAGCCGCGGCGAACTTCCCTGACACCGCGTACGAGGAGGCGGGCGCCAGCATCGGCGCCTTCGCCGACGTGTGGTCCAGCGACGTCGTCACCGCCGTCGAAGCCCCCGGCGAGGCGCAGCTCGAGGCGCTGCGGCCCGGCGCCACGGTGGTGTCGATGATGGCCCCGGCCACGCACCCCGAGCTGCTGGCTGCGATGGCCGCGCGCGAGGTGAACGCGTTGGCGCTCGACGCCGTGCCGCGCATCTCCCGCGCGCAGGCCCTCGACGTGCTCTCAACGCTGTCCAACGTCGCCGGGTACCGGGCCGTCATCGAGGCCGCCGAGGAGTACGGCGGCATGTTCTCCGGCCAGGTCACGGCCGCCGGCAAGACGCCGCCCGCGCATGTCTTCGTGATCGGCGCGGGGGTCGCGGGGCTCGCGGCGATCGGCGCCGCCGGCAGCCTCGGCGCCCAGGTGCGCGCGTTCGACGTGCGGCCCGAGGTCGGCGAGCAGATCGAGTCGATGGGCGCGCAGTTCGTCCAGGCGCAGACCGCGCAGCAGGAGGTCAGCTCCGACGGCTACGCGAGCGCGCTGACCGCCGAGCAGGAGGAGTTCACGGCGCGCATGTACGCCGAGGAGACCCGCAAGGCGGACATCGTCATCACCACGGCGCTGGTGCGCGGCCAGGCTCCGACGACCATCACCGCCGAGATGGTCGCCGCGATGCGGCCCGGCTCGGTCATCGTGGACCTCGCGGCCTCGGGCGGCGGCAACTGCGAGCTCACCGTCCCCGGCGAGCGCGTGGTCACCGAGAACGGCGTCGTCATCCTGGGCTACACCGACCTCACGAGCCGGATGCCGCAGCACACCTCGCAGTTGTTCGGCACCAACATCGTGCACCTCATGGCGCTGCTCACCCCGGAGAAGGACGGCACGCTCGTCCTCGACCTGGAGGACGTGGTCCAGCGCGGCATGACCGTCGTCGGGTCGGGGGAGGTCCTCTGGCCGCCGCCGCCCGTCCAGGTCTCCGCCGCGCCCGCGCCGTCGGCCCAGCCCGCCGCACCCGCCCCCGCCGCGGTCGACCCCGCCGAGGCCGCCCGGGCCGCGCAGGCGCGCGGCCAGCGGCGTATGGCGATGGCCGGCCTCGGCGCCGTGCTGCTCGCGCTCGCGCTGATGTTCGTCCCCGCGGCGTTCCTCGGGCACTTCACGGTGTTCGTCCTCGCGGTGATCATCGGCTACTACGTCATCTCGAACGTGAGCCACTCGTTGCACACGCCGCTGATGGCCCAGACCAACGCGATCTCGGGGATCATCCTCGTCGGGGCGCTGCTGCAGATCGGCTCGGAGAGCTGGATCGTCTCGACGCTGGCGTTCGTCGCCGCGACCGTGGCCAGCATCAACATCTTCGGTGGGTTCCTGGTCGCGTACCGCATGATCGGGATGTTCAGGAAGGACGCCTGA
- the pntB gene encoding Re/Si-specific NAD(P)(+) transhydrogenase subunit beta has product MLTSLAQAVYLVAAVLFVLSLAGLSKPESARRGNVLGMVGMGLALMATVLLAAQSSERPVFVTLMLIALVFLIGATVGTWQARKVEMTQMPEMIAMLHSFVGLAAVLVGFNSYLTETPDTVHLVEVFLGVFIGAVTFTGSIVAYLKLAAKISSAPMMIPGRNWLNLGAVVASLGLMGWFIADASLAPLVAMTVIALLVGWHLVASIGGGDMPVVVSMLNSYSGWAAAAAGFMLSNDLLIVVGALVGSSGAILSWIMCKAMNRSFVSVILGGFGAEGGTVVASDTDYGEHREVSAAEVAEMLKNARSVIVTPGYGMAVAKAQYPVADLVQRLRGQGVNVRFGVHPVAGRLPGHMNVLLAEAKVPYDIVLEMDEINDDFADTDVVLVIGANDTVNPAALEDPGSPIAGMPVLEVWGSRQVIVFKRSMATGYAGVQNPLFFRDNTAMLFGDAKSQVENIIQAF; this is encoded by the coding sequence ATGCTGACGTCGCTCGCCCAGGCCGTGTACCTCGTCGCGGCCGTCCTGTTCGTGCTGTCCCTCGCGGGACTCTCCAAGCCCGAGTCCGCACGGCGCGGCAACGTGCTCGGCATGGTCGGCATGGGCCTGGCCCTGATGGCCACCGTCCTGCTCGCCGCGCAGAGCTCGGAGCGCCCGGTCTTCGTGACCCTCATGCTCATCGCGCTGGTGTTCCTCATCGGGGCCACCGTCGGGACGTGGCAGGCCCGCAAGGTCGAGATGACGCAGATGCCCGAGATGATCGCGATGCTGCACAGCTTCGTGGGCCTCGCGGCGGTGCTCGTCGGCTTCAACTCCTACCTGACGGAGACCCCCGACACGGTGCACCTCGTCGAGGTCTTCCTCGGGGTGTTCATCGGCGCGGTGACCTTCACCGGGTCGATCGTGGCCTACCTCAAGCTCGCCGCGAAGATCTCCTCGGCGCCGATGATGATCCCGGGCCGCAACTGGCTCAACCTGGGCGCGGTGGTCGCCTCGCTGGGGCTGATGGGCTGGTTCATCGCGGACGCCTCGCTGGCGCCGCTGGTCGCGATGACGGTGATCGCGCTGCTCGTCGGGTGGCACCTGGTCGCGTCCATCGGCGGCGGGGACATGCCCGTGGTGGTCTCGATGCTCAACTCGTACTCCGGGTGGGCGGCCGCCGCGGCCGGCTTCATGCTGAGCAACGACCTGCTCATCGTGGTGGGCGCCCTCGTCGGCTCCTCCGGCGCGATCCTCAGCTGGATCATGTGCAAGGCGATGAACCGCTCGTTCGTCTCGGTGATCCTCGGCGGGTTCGGGGCCGAGGGCGGCACGGTCGTGGCCTCCGACACGGACTACGGCGAGCACCGCGAGGTCAGCGCCGCCGAGGTCGCGGAGATGCTCAAGAACGCCCGCTCGGTCATCGTGACCCCCGGCTACGGCATGGCGGTGGCCAAGGCGCAGTACCCCGTTGCGGACCTGGTCCAGCGGCTGCGCGGCCAGGGCGTCAACGTCCGCTTCGGCGTGCACCCGGTCGCGGGGCGCCTGCCCGGCCACATGAACGTGCTGCTGGCCGAGGCCAAGGTGCCGTACGACATCGTGCTCGAGATGGACGAGATCAACGACGACTTCGCGGACACCGACGTCGTGCTGGTGATCGGCGCGAACGACACCGTGAACCCCGCGGCGCTGGAGGACCCGGGCTCGCCCATCGCGGGCATGCCGGTGCTCGAGGTGTGGGGCTCGCGCCAGGTCATCGTGTTCAAGCGGTCGATGGCCACCGGCTATGCGGGCGTGCAGAACCCGCTGTTCTTCCGGGACAACACCGCGATGCTCTTCGGTGACGCGAAGTCCCAGGTGGAGAACATCATCCAGGCGTTCTGA
- the eno gene encoding phosphopyruvate hydratase has protein sequence MASIEAVGAREILDSRGNPTVEVEVALDDGTIARAGVPSGASTGAFEAVERRDGDKGRYLGKGVEDAVNAVIDEIAPEIIGFEASEQRLVDQALIDLDGTPNKGKLGANAILGVSLAVAKAAADSADLPLFRYVGGPNAHILPVPMMNILNGGSHADSNVDIQEFMVAPIGATTFREALRTGAEVYHSLKSVLKSKGLSTGLGDEGGFAPNLGSNREALDLILVAVEKAGFMPGKDVGLALDVAATEFFKDGAYQFEGRAFTPAEMIEYYEGLVRDYPLVSIEDPLSEDEWNSWAALMGVVGDRVQIVGDDLFVTNPVRLAKGIELKAANSLLVKLNQIGTLTETLDAVEMAQRNGFTTMTSHRSGETEDTTIADLSVATNAGQIKTGAPARGERINKYNQLLRIEEELDDAGRYAGATAFPRWKQA, from the coding sequence ATGGCCAGCATTGAGGCCGTCGGAGCCAGGGAGATCCTGGACTCGCGCGGAAACCCCACCGTGGAGGTCGAGGTCGCTCTCGACGACGGCACCATCGCCCGCGCGGGTGTGCCCTCGGGCGCGTCCACCGGCGCGTTCGAGGCCGTCGAGCGCCGTGACGGCGACAAGGGCCGTTACCTGGGCAAGGGCGTCGAAGACGCCGTCAACGCGGTGATCGACGAGATCGCCCCTGAGATCATCGGCTTCGAGGCCTCCGAGCAGCGCCTGGTGGACCAGGCCCTGATCGACCTCGACGGCACGCCCAACAAGGGCAAGCTCGGCGCGAACGCCATCCTCGGCGTCTCGCTCGCCGTCGCCAAGGCCGCGGCCGACTCGGCCGACCTGCCGCTGTTCCGCTACGTCGGCGGCCCGAACGCGCACATCCTGCCCGTTCCGATGATGAACATCCTCAACGGTGGGTCGCACGCCGACTCCAACGTCGACATCCAGGAGTTCATGGTCGCGCCCATCGGCGCCACCACGTTCCGCGAGGCGCTGCGCACCGGCGCCGAGGTCTACCACTCCCTCAAGTCCGTGCTGAAGAGCAAGGGCCTGAGCACGGGCCTGGGCGACGAGGGCGGCTTCGCCCCCAACCTCGGCAGCAACCGCGAGGCGCTCGACCTGATCCTCGTGGCCGTCGAGAAGGCCGGCTTCATGCCCGGCAAGGACGTCGGGCTCGCGCTCGACGTCGCGGCGACCGAGTTCTTCAAGGACGGCGCGTACCAGTTCGAGGGCCGGGCGTTCACGCCGGCCGAGATGATCGAGTACTACGAGGGCCTCGTCCGCGACTACCCGCTGGTCTCGATCGAGGACCCGCTGTCCGAGGACGAGTGGAACTCCTGGGCTGCGCTCATGGGCGTCGTCGGCGACCGCGTGCAGATCGTCGGCGACGACCTGTTCGTCACCAACCCGGTCCGCCTGGCCAAGGGCATCGAGCTCAAGGCCGCGAACTCGCTGCTGGTCAAGCTCAACCAGATCGGCACGCTCACCGAGACGCTCGACGCTGTCGAGATGGCGCAGCGCAACGGCTTCACCACGATGACCTCGCACCGCTCCGGCGAGACCGAGGACACGACGATCGCCGACCTGTCCGTCGCGACCAACGCCGGCCAGATCAAGACGGGCGCCCCCGCCCGTGGCGAGCGCATCAACAAGTACAACCAGCTGCTCCGCATCGAGGAGGAGCTGGACGACGCCGGCCGTTACGCCGGCGCCACCGCCTTCCCGCGGTGGAAGCAGGCCTGA
- a CDS encoding FtsB family cell division protein, with protein MSTGRGKSPRSSAPRPSATRPASARPAARASGTTPPRGVPRAEAVQTPVPRLFTVRVMVLGVVTMIAFVLVFPTLRSYLAQRVELEQLTAQAEAARLRNDELVAAVDRWSDDAYVVAQARARLGYVLPGETAYRVADPESAPASTATPPSGGAAGGEQQDAPLPWYATVWESVRAAGVADLGPAVDDPAP; from the coding sequence GTGAGCACGGGCCGCGGCAAGTCCCCGCGGTCCTCGGCCCCGCGCCCGTCGGCCACCCGGCCGGCGTCCGCGCGCCCGGCGGCCCGCGCCTCCGGGACGACGCCGCCGCGGGGCGTGCCCCGTGCCGAGGCGGTCCAGACGCCCGTCCCACGGCTGTTCACCGTGCGGGTCATGGTGCTCGGGGTCGTCACCATGATCGCGTTCGTGCTGGTCTTCCCCACGCTGCGCAGCTACCTGGCGCAGCGGGTCGAGCTCGAGCAGCTCACCGCCCAGGCGGAGGCGGCGCGGCTGCGCAACGACGAGCTCGTGGCGGCGGTCGACAGGTGGAGCGACGACGCGTACGTCGTGGCCCAGGCACGTGCCCGGCTGGGCTACGTGCTGCCCGGGGAGACCGCCTACCGGGTGGCCGATCCCGAGAGCGCCCCCGCCTCGACGGCCACCCCTCCGAGTGGCGGCGCCGCCGGGGGCGAGCAGCAGGACGCGCCGCTGCCCTGGTACGCGACGGTGTGGGAGTCGGTGCGCGCGGCGGGCGTGGCCGACCTCGGCCCCGCAGTGGACGACCCGGCGCCCTGA
- a CDS encoding DUF501 domain-containing protein, with amino-acid sequence MSEIPLARTDDPVVTDGDLEVLREQLGRPPRGVVAVAARCVCGRPLVVRTAPRLDDGTPFPTTFYLTCPPAVAAVSTLEASGLMKELTARLREDEELAAAYQRAHVAYLAQREELAHVEEIAGISAGGMPTRVKCLHVLVGHALASGPGVNPVGDETLGLLRDVWRPDRCSC; translated from the coding sequence GTGAGCGAGATCCCCCTGGCGAGGACCGATGACCCCGTCGTGACCGACGGCGACCTGGAGGTGCTCCGCGAGCAGCTCGGCAGGCCCCCGCGCGGGGTTGTCGCGGTCGCGGCGCGCTGCGTGTGCGGCCGGCCCCTGGTGGTGCGGACGGCGCCTCGCCTGGACGACGGCACCCCGTTCCCGACGACGTTCTACCTGACATGCCCGCCCGCGGTGGCGGCGGTCAGCACGCTCGAGGCCAGCGGCCTGATGAAGGAGCTCACGGCGCGCCTGCGGGAGGACGAGGAGCTCGCGGCCGCGTACCAGCGGGCCCATGTGGCGTACCTCGCACAGCGTGAGGAGCTGGCGCACGTGGAGGAGATCGCGGGGATCTCCGCCGGTGGTATGCCCACCCGGGTGAAGTGCCTGCATGTGCTGGTCGGGCACGCCTTGGCCTCTGGCCCCGGGGTCAACCCGGTGGGCGACGAGACGCTGGGGCTGCTGCGCGACGTGTGGCGCCCGGACCGCTGCAGCTGCTGA
- a CDS encoding Ppx/GppA phosphatase family protein produces MTRVAAIDCGTNSIRLLVADVDPAAGTLVDLDRRMEVVRLGQGVDKTGRLAPEALERTLEATARYSKVCGDLGVERIRFVATSASRDAENRSDFVDGVRAALGVEPEVIGGQEEAALSFRGATGVVAARRPGPFLVVDLGGGSTEVVIGTSAPEAAFSMDVGCVRLTERHLLTDPPTAGQRAAAHADVAAALDEAALTVPFGDTVTLVGLAGSVTTVTAHALGLEAYDPRRIDGAVLPVETVLAACDDLLARDRGSRAALGFMHPGRVDVIGAGALVWHDVVARVRDAVRAQGRDLSEVVTSEHDILDGIAWSIA; encoded by the coding sequence ATGACGCGTGTGGCTGCCATCGACTGCGGGACGAACTCGATCCGACTCCTGGTCGCCGACGTCGACCCCGCGGCGGGGACCCTCGTCGACCTGGACCGCCGGATGGAGGTGGTCCGGCTCGGGCAGGGCGTGGACAAGACGGGGAGGCTCGCGCCGGAGGCCCTCGAGCGCACGCTCGAGGCGACAGCCCGCTACTCGAAGGTCTGCGGCGACCTGGGGGTCGAGCGCATCCGGTTCGTGGCGACGAGCGCGTCTCGCGACGCCGAGAACCGGTCGGACTTCGTGGACGGCGTCCGCGCCGCGCTGGGCGTCGAGCCCGAGGTCATCGGCGGCCAGGAGGAGGCGGCGCTGTCCTTCCGCGGCGCCACCGGCGTGGTCGCGGCGCGCAGGCCCGGGCCGTTCCTGGTGGTCGACCTGGGCGGTGGCTCGACCGAGGTGGTGATCGGCACGAGCGCCCCGGAGGCCGCGTTCTCGATGGACGTGGGCTGCGTGCGGCTCACCGAGCGGCATCTGCTGACCGACCCGCCCACCGCCGGGCAGCGGGCGGCCGCGCACGCGGACGTGGCGGCGGCCCTGGACGAGGCGGCGCTCACCGTGCCGTTCGGCGACACGGTGACGCTGGTCGGCCTGGCGGGGTCGGTGACCACCGTCACGGCGCACGCGCTGGGCTTGGAGGCGTACGACCCTCGGCGCATCGACGGCGCCGTGCTGCCCGTCGAGACGGTCCTCGCCGCGTGCGACGACCTGTTGGCGCGGGACCGCGGATCGCGCGCCGCGCTGGGCTTCATGCACCCGGGCCGGGTCGACGTGATCGGCGCCGGCGCGCTGGTGTGGCACGACGTCGTGGCGCGGGTGCGCGACGCGGTGCGGGCGCAGGGCCGCGACCTCTCTGAGGTCGTCACCTCGGAGCACGACATCCTCGACGGGATCGCCTGGAGCATCGCCTGA
- a CDS encoding PadR family transcriptional regulator gives MDTTQLLKGVLDVAVLAVVAEEDGYGYDVLRRLRAGGLEQVGDASVYGTLRRLYSSGALTSYVVPSDEGPHRKYYGINAQGRAMLAAQRKDWFEFAGTMSRLLETETSR, from the coding sequence ATGGACACCACCCAGTTGCTGAAGGGGGTCCTCGACGTCGCGGTCCTCGCGGTCGTCGCCGAGGAGGACGGCTACGGCTACGACGTCCTGCGTCGGCTGCGGGCCGGCGGGCTCGAGCAGGTCGGCGACGCGTCGGTGTACGGCACGCTGCGGCGGTTGTACTCGTCGGGGGCGCTGACGTCCTACGTCGTGCCCAGCGACGAGGGGCCGCACCGCAAGTACTACGGCATCAACGCGCAGGGCCGGGCGATGCTCGCGGCGCAGCGCAAGGACTGGTTCGAGTTCGCGGGCACCATGTCGCGACTGCTGGAGACGGAGACTTCCCGATGA